One window of candidate division KSB1 bacterium genomic DNA carries:
- the lon gene encoding endopeptidase La — protein sequence MSEMDYYNDANETGEEPKVPSELPVLPLRDTVAFPNIVTPLIIAREKSVRLINDVVAGTRMLALVAQKRAEEENPTPDSIYSYGIAATVLRMLKFPDGSLRVLVQGISRLKVLKIIQEEPYMVGKVRLIPDSYEPSTELEALKRNLAIQFQKIVSLVPQLPDELQIVVVNTDHPGKLADLIASNLNLSVEEKQDIIETIDIKRRLEKLTVYVNRELEVLEMGSKIQDQVQSELGKNQREYFLREQLRAIQKELGIGDEKSAEIEELRQKLNEAKLPEQAYQEAMRELDRLSKMQPGAAEYTVSRTYLDWMLALPWSISTEDNLDIETAQRVLDEDHYDLEKVKERIIEYLAVRKLKQNTKGPILCFVGPPGVGKTSLGRSIARAMGRKFVRISLGGVHDEAEIRGHRRTYIGALPGRILQGLKTAGSNNPIFMLDEVDKIGQDFRGDPSSALLEVLDPEQNFAFSDHYLDVPFDLSKVMFITTANVLDTIPAPLRDRMEVLELPGYIEEEKVQIAVKYLIPKQIEENGLKRRQVQFEKKAVHKIVQSYTREAGVRNLERQIATICRKIAKQVAAGSEQKKFVVTAESLTEYLGPEKYFSEVKERTSQPGVATGLAWTPTGGDVLFVEATQMAGSKGLILTGQLGEVMKESAQAALSYIRSRAQEFGIDENFFEKRDIHIHVPAGAIPKDGPSAGVTIATALMSLLKNRPVRNDIAMTGEITLRGKVLPVGGIKEKVLAARRAGIYKVIIPAKNQDDLSEIPEKVKKGMQFFPVDTLDQVFDLAIRSAGSKQRSRKE from the coding sequence ATGAGCGAGATGGATTATTACAATGATGCGAACGAAACCGGAGAGGAGCCGAAAGTTCCATCGGAATTGCCGGTGCTGCCTTTGCGGGATACAGTGGCTTTTCCCAACATCGTCACGCCTCTCATTATAGCGCGGGAGAAATCGGTTCGGCTGATCAACGACGTCGTGGCCGGAACGCGGATGCTGGCGTTGGTGGCGCAGAAGAGGGCTGAAGAAGAAAATCCGACGCCCGACAGCATCTATTCCTACGGCATTGCGGCAACGGTGTTGCGCATGCTCAAATTTCCGGACGGCTCTCTTCGCGTGCTGGTTCAGGGTATCTCGCGCTTAAAAGTGCTCAAAATCATCCAGGAAGAACCTTATATGGTCGGGAAGGTTCGCCTGATTCCCGATTCGTATGAGCCTTCGACGGAATTGGAGGCCTTGAAGCGCAATTTGGCCATTCAATTCCAAAAAATCGTCTCTTTGGTGCCGCAGCTGCCGGACGAACTGCAGATTGTGGTCGTCAATACCGATCACCCTGGAAAATTGGCGGATCTGATCGCCTCCAATCTCAATTTGTCCGTCGAGGAAAAGCAGGACATCATCGAAACCATCGACATCAAGCGCCGGCTCGAAAAGCTCACCGTTTATGTAAACCGTGAGCTGGAAGTGCTGGAAATGGGCTCCAAGATCCAAGACCAAGTACAGAGTGAGCTGGGAAAGAATCAGCGCGAATACTTTTTGCGCGAGCAGTTGCGGGCCATCCAAAAAGAGTTGGGGATCGGCGATGAGAAATCGGCCGAGATCGAAGAGCTGCGGCAAAAGTTGAACGAGGCCAAGCTGCCGGAGCAGGCTTACCAGGAGGCGATGCGCGAGCTTGACCGTCTTTCCAAAATGCAGCCTGGAGCGGCGGAATACACGGTTTCCCGCACTTATCTGGACTGGATGCTTGCGCTGCCGTGGTCGATTTCCACGGAAGACAATTTGGATATCGAAACGGCGCAACGCGTCTTGGATGAAGATCACTACGATCTGGAAAAAGTCAAGGAGCGCATCATCGAGTATTTGGCAGTACGCAAACTTAAACAGAACACCAAGGGACCGATTCTCTGTTTTGTCGGGCCACCGGGTGTCGGCAAAACTTCCCTCGGCCGCTCCATTGCACGCGCAATGGGAAGAAAATTCGTGCGCATCTCCTTGGGCGGCGTTCACGATGAAGCAGAAATTCGCGGTCATCGTCGGACTTATATCGGAGCGTTGCCGGGCCGTATTCTGCAAGGACTAAAGACCGCCGGCAGCAACAATCCCATCTTTATGCTCGATGAGGTAGACAAAATCGGCCAGGATTTTCGCGGCGATCCTTCTTCGGCGCTGTTGGAAGTTCTGGATCCCGAGCAGAACTTTGCCTTTTCAGACCATTATTTGGATGTTCCGTTTGATCTTTCCAAGGTGATGTTCATAACCACCGCCAATGTGCTGGATACAATTCCGGCGCCGCTGCGCGACCGAATGGAGGTGCTGGAGCTGCCGGGATACATCGAAGAAGAAAAAGTGCAGATTGCCGTCAAATATTTGATCCCCAAGCAGATTGAGGAAAACGGATTAAAGCGGCGACAAGTGCAGTTCGAAAAAAAGGCGGTTCACAAGATCGTTCAATCCTATACGCGTGAAGCCGGCGTCCGCAATTTGGAGCGGCAGATTGCCACGATTTGCCGCAAGATTGCCAAGCAGGTGGCTGCCGGTTCGGAGCAGAAGAAATTCGTAGTCACAGCGGAGAGTCTGACTGAATACCTTGGCCCCGAAAAGTATTTTTCCGAGGTTAAGGAACGTACCTCGCAGCCCGGCGTTGCAACCGGCTTGGCGTGGACGCCGACCGGCGGCGATGTGCTATTTGTCGAGGCGACTCAGATGGCCGGTTCGAAGGGTTTGATTTTGACCGGTCAGCTGGGCGAGGTGATGAAGGAATCGGCGCAGGCGGCGCTTTCCTATATCCGCTCGCGCGCCCAAGAGTTCGGCATTGATGAGAACTTTTTCGAAAAGCGGGACATTCACATTCACGTTCCCGCCGGCGCCATTCCCAAAGACGGTCCATCTGCCGGCGTAACGATTGCAACAGCATTGATGTCGCTGCTGAAAAATCGGCCGGTGCGAAACGACATAGCCATGACCGGTGAGATCACTTTGCGCGGTAAAGTGTTGCCGGTCGGCGGCATCAAGGAAAAAGTGCTGGCTGCCCGTAGAGCCGGGATCTATAAAGTCATCATACCGGCAAAAAATCAAGATGATTTAAGCGAGATCCCGGAAAAAGTCAAAAAGGGCATGCAGTTTTTTCCGGTAGACACATTGGATCAGGTGTTCGATTTAGCCATACGATCCGCCGGCTCTAAGCAGCGTTCGCGTAAGGAATAA
- a CDS encoding YdbL family protein: MTRAFCLIVLFSLCAACSIKTPEITLTGEKTALENQIIGSFEQLNQQDYLTTSVRTALSDEAVTGKTESVIQALQNQQFIQDEIDELKRDKVIGENNSGYLEILGNEKYQKDPLYRKQVDRLVEEENNNRRIIYQKAAMSAEWSTSTASALAKLQQEKAAPGTMIQLESGEWIEKPRPKK; this comes from the coding sequence ATGACAAGAGCTTTTTGCCTTATCGTTTTGTTTAGCCTGTGCGCGGCCTGCAGCATCAAAACGCCGGAAATTACGCTCACTGGTGAAAAGACGGCGCTGGAAAATCAGATCATCGGTTCGTTCGAACAGTTGAACCAACAGGATTATTTGACGACCTCGGTGCGGACGGCATTATCGGATGAGGCGGTGACCGGCAAAACCGAATCAGTGATCCAGGCTCTGCAGAACCAACAGTTCATTCAGGACGAAATTGATGAACTCAAACGTGATAAAGTCATCGGTGAAAACAATTCCGGATATCTGGAAATATTGGGGAACGAAAAATATCAAAAAGATCCGTTGTATCGGAAACAGGTGGATCGATTGGTGGAAGAGGAAAACAACAATCGACGGATAATTTATCAAAAAGCGGCGATGAGTGCGGAGTGGAGCACCTCCACGGCTTCCGCATTGGCAAAGCTTCAACAAGAAAAGGCCGCGCCGGGAACCATGATCCAGCTGGAAAGCGGCGAATGGATCGAAAAACCCAGGCCGAAAAAATGA
- a CDS encoding tetratricopeptide repeat protein, giving the protein MDRKTQAEKMMQRFTVIFIFTFLLSGAVWSEQTNGGAKGPVEEVYQVTSHPEADLAPRVSTDGKWLAYVNRQSGNYDIYIKNLQTGRSRRLTDHEADDYHPVWDKKNRYLIFVSQRSDAKGDLFRLNLRNVRGELIAKGKPERLTTYMGFDGLPTISEYDEHIAWVSDRTGRPEIWLMTKRGQAIRQLTHGGATHPAWSPKQSYLAFTSFRQDGSNGDIWLINLYAPREWIEVRTPLDSLERPMWPVTRGEAADGFPTWSPDAKTILFCRSDHDDNGDGLITPSDRSVIWAVDVSHLPQDHPSSLNPSYRLYRETFDERIVHRACPIVSAKYNAAQPEYGMDGRIYFSSEIKGNFDIFSLPDSLLHGHPPSIDDMPPLPNGLAAKDLSIFIDEPPVWNERQRRQLYDRIYTLQRIMDSPQADAEQIAGAAYEIAVCSLLLGDSLRCVRHLDFILADYPASEAAPFAELLRTRVSEVRKENEAQKLRLLEQEILRLQAGAAPSRRFAAESELLLGALYERQERFEDAEKAYRRETEKAQAFPDLVGEALLRLGRLQKTEGKYGDAMASFLSAMKNGGKPEKHAQARSELLEMFTLGAADDATLLSRYKMVIRRFFALDVFVIEPFLRIAELHVRNGRLQEALDLYDFLQAQFADLTDEAFDIRLGRAQVLYRLGDLQQAATLLSETAALYRQNRPKLAKQAETQLTDMLYHSALDLMTTNQYGQAAARLKKVLEIDPHHLPAHQSYIECAFLLNQIDQVLTEYTEAVRNHPEDNILLYAQGLAYSYKGASIYPNGCETWVTSAEALEQSNQILYKALALDYNLIDAYLLLSFNSELLESFQNRRQREAKSFAQKAFGTITAPLVWLYHTVTFYEETKPPRYYESAIQELTQAMALNDEELYPRREALLALNMANNYYSLGEFGFRKAYEYYHTFLKYDSTFAGMPHEALIKERMGHCAIFVNDQLRGPNYLKRAIELYGKLNNQERLLLNLKRLALLYEVGENHSEALRYYSAAAEMEERLGRYDGLLRSRRSAALHYYALGRYEEAVRSAEEALSMLESGQVPRKKSKPIYLQIGLLDLYAPIPFDLRKVGAKSTIDISTEEEEAFLYTILAKVFIENKDFDRAIEFYQKKFDLYERRHDYDAQAVFQNNMGYLYFLKGDYDNAWRMFTNSYWWCVRTKYVYGQLLNLENAAQVVLTIANEEDPKRKVNFAKYHRWIIGKLTDLLRVTRGDEAFYSAIHARYRLLLADLLIVPYAELPKNLEARWSFLEAVGNAEKHLMEAERLSRQYRLPREECAALYRRAELRLQTGDSTAVSLYLRAKETAEQHQLRDLLRQIYTALGSESMRLSERTDNSLADASFYLQEAVRLTEREAPSNLLLSAVQVRRLIEAPYRRLIQLQAERGDAENALLTAERMRSQVFRQLMRRDRPSLGGETEQRLFHRADSLAEELRRQTEQANRTRTNDAVLAEEIERLQREYEAALTVVRRKAPQLEPFLRPVNISLAELQSRLEPKEGLLTILYLQDQLLFGWITRRNIELYRPNLAASNFRKLLVRLRDGFEADSLDAAAADSIKTAFSILPLQGIKRLYILPEHKDLPFPWSALFHLVDFPTVAGVISDLSAFFPPGKTDRLPSLTILSSDSLLLQALQKRDSLVVSPLPSKASDRIDAAVVHLRGNSLAQPVFPTNSTFSAAWAGKWSPLDLLRGKASLTLLCLDIDKGEWTAEALSAWERAAYFNGTRRLFVSLWPTADSSRTFLQSCFRYLQNNLPSAALDTTQEQMVEKGVPLRFWAGFQIYGVESGSTAEAPMSSDADEWVARGDEARRARNWRHAVECYLEALERTQAEREKNESIAERLLASALSGGLWTEAVDVVRRRASYYSQKNLRREQAAMQRLMAVVYHQQGATAGEAQALAEYRRLCRTFSIPYDDATAFFETAQLYADNGDYEQAALLSIKAAERYGKLNRTRNQIESLLRAAEYLFEETGYVDLAIDLAESAEQLSKNNQQMDLQARALTFLGRCRFGVDANKARQSLQSALKLAEKGGFKRLAAEIRLSMAELHLRTFEPMAAERFLVQIEVAELDPALKIAHHLLIARQARAVGDTAKAAALLRKAFLEAEWSDDADLEQRVGEAVAVHAALSGKAAKAAEEMKRSVRLESRPFNRSAIRRRTALALFLYLAGKTEEAKSEAKENIGACDRPYLYDFRSANNWLLSCLEEDAALSRQFAEAAASAAQRIGRSDLLFRAYYRLAQLAEEDDRAHFYLVAADSALSLAPPQSEYDDYFLGLLPLERRFYQTAVKLCVRSNRLHDALVFADQHRNIDFIHAARLRLFSFKADDRQQAEHYFRIKERLSRLYSSAMFQCDPRSIFAAKDSLIVKRQISALQDSLRSLKETCRFQDPQLGPLLFGLSGCREASPLADGRLLISLYHDDETLYIWRRREDRLDVDLQPYDAVQTKNVLKTLQQLDLNADAGDFTRLLYATVFEPWQQDVEQARRIVIVPYSQWHYVPWAMLNDKSGTFLGLEKPISLAAWSFEAEKKESLTAAWNSKRLILVGKPPSSQQDPFYKPLARALERYAEESIVLLPDRLQTASLGGSVLVAESLDENSQEAWLYQPESESGYRNMAWPDWMQQSEPPYAVVFLRTRNSEPQEGTETAVAGAVASYLGSALLLPLPLNADAFAAAILVKRYVKMLSEGLSPSEALNSAQRAVYDRLDRRPKAWGCFVLYDVGR; this is encoded by the coding sequence ATGGATCGAAAAACCCAGGCCGAAAAAATGATGCAGCGATTTACTGTTATTTTCATTTTTACCTTTTTGCTGTCAGGGGCTGTTTGGTCTGAACAAACAAACGGAGGTGCAAAGGGTCCGGTGGAAGAGGTCTATCAGGTGACCAGCCATCCGGAAGCCGACTTGGCGCCGCGCGTTTCAACGGACGGGAAATGGCTTGCCTATGTCAATCGGCAGAGCGGCAATTACGATATTTATATTAAAAATTTACAGACGGGAAGAAGCCGCCGTCTGACCGATCACGAAGCGGACGACTATCACCCGGTTTGGGATAAAAAAAATCGTTATCTGATCTTTGTCTCGCAGCGAAGCGACGCCAAAGGCGACCTTTTTCGCCTCAATCTGCGTAATGTACGCGGCGAGTTGATCGCCAAAGGCAAACCGGAACGGCTGACGACCTATATGGGGTTCGACGGCCTGCCGACCATTTCTGAATATGATGAACACATCGCCTGGGTTTCCGATCGGACAGGCCGACCGGAAATCTGGCTGATGACTAAGCGGGGCCAGGCGATTCGTCAATTGACGCACGGCGGAGCAACACATCCGGCCTGGAGTCCCAAACAGTCCTATTTGGCTTTTACCAGTTTTCGTCAAGACGGCAGCAACGGCGATATCTGGCTCATCAATCTCTATGCGCCGCGCGAGTGGATCGAGGTGAGGACGCCGCTGGACAGCCTTGAGCGTCCGATGTGGCCTGTAACACGCGGTGAAGCCGCTGACGGCTTTCCAACTTGGTCCCCTGATGCCAAGACGATTCTTTTTTGCCGAAGTGATCACGACGATAACGGCGACGGGCTGATCACTCCCTCTGATCGCTCGGTAATTTGGGCTGTCGACGTTTCGCATCTGCCGCAGGACCATCCTTCTTCCTTGAATCCTTCTTATCGCCTCTACCGCGAAACGTTCGATGAACGAATCGTTCACCGTGCCTGCCCGATTGTATCGGCTAAATACAATGCCGCGCAGCCTGAATACGGTATGGACGGCCGCATTTATTTTTCGTCCGAAATCAAAGGCAATTTTGACATCTTTTCACTGCCGGACAGCCTGCTGCATGGTCATCCGCCGTCTATCGATGACATGCCTCCGCTGCCTAACGGACTGGCTGCCAAGGATTTGTCGATCTTTATTGATGAGCCGCCGGTGTGGAACGAAAGGCAACGGCGTCAGCTCTATGATCGAATTTATACCCTGCAAAGGATCATGGACAGTCCTCAGGCCGATGCGGAACAAATTGCCGGTGCTGCCTACGAGATCGCCGTATGTTCGCTGCTGTTGGGAGATTCGCTGCGCTGCGTGCGTCATCTCGATTTTATTCTCGCCGATTATCCTGCCTCCGAGGCGGCTCCATTTGCCGAGCTTTTGCGGACCAGGGTTTCCGAGGTACGCAAAGAAAATGAGGCGCAGAAACTGCGACTTTTGGAACAGGAGATCCTTCGCCTTCAGGCCGGCGCTGCACCGAGCCGTCGATTCGCCGCCGAATCAGAGCTGCTCCTTGGTGCTCTTTATGAACGACAAGAAAGATTTGAAGATGCAGAAAAGGCTTATCGGCGGGAAACGGAAAAGGCGCAGGCTTTTCCGGATCTTGTCGGTGAGGCCCTGCTTCGTCTCGGACGTTTGCAAAAAACCGAAGGCAAATACGGTGACGCAATGGCCTCTTTTTTGTCGGCCATGAAAAACGGCGGCAAACCGGAAAAGCATGCCCAAGCACGCAGTGAACTGCTCGAAATGTTCACCCTCGGTGCTGCCGATGATGCAACGCTGCTCTCGCGCTATAAAATGGTGATCCGCCGGTTTTTTGCCCTCGATGTTTTCGTCATTGAGCCGTTTTTGCGAATCGCGGAATTGCATGTGCGAAACGGCAGGCTGCAGGAAGCATTGGATCTCTATGACTTTCTCCAGGCCCAGTTTGCCGATTTGACCGACGAAGCCTTTGACATTCGCTTAGGACGGGCGCAGGTGCTCTATCGGCTGGGAGATTTGCAGCAGGCGGCAACCCTCTTGAGCGAAACGGCCGCACTTTATCGCCAAAATCGGCCCAAATTGGCCAAGCAGGCCGAAACGCAATTGACCGATATGCTCTACCACTCGGCTTTAGACCTGATGACGACTAATCAATACGGTCAAGCGGCCGCAAGGTTGAAAAAGGTGCTGGAAATCGATCCGCATCATTTGCCGGCGCATCAGAGCTACATCGAATGCGCATTTTTGCTCAATCAAATCGATCAGGTGTTGACGGAATATACTGAAGCCGTCCGGAATCATCCCGAAGATAACATTCTTCTCTACGCTCAGGGATTGGCTTATTCCTATAAAGGTGCCTCGATCTATCCGAATGGTTGTGAAACTTGGGTGACCAGTGCGGAGGCTTTGGAGCAATCGAATCAAATTCTCTACAAAGCGCTGGCCTTGGATTACAATCTAATCGATGCCTACCTGCTGTTGAGTTTCAATTCCGAACTATTGGAATCTTTTCAGAATCGGCGACAGCGGGAAGCCAAAAGTTTTGCGCAAAAGGCTTTCGGTACAATCACGGCGCCGTTGGTTTGGCTTTATCACACAGTCACCTTTTACGAAGAAACTAAACCGCCGAGATATTATGAAAGTGCCATTCAGGAGCTCACCCAGGCGATGGCGCTCAACGACGAAGAGCTCTATCCACGGCGCGAGGCGCTTCTGGCGCTCAATATGGCCAACAATTATTACAGCCTGGGCGAATTCGGGTTCCGCAAGGCTTATGAGTACTATCACACTTTTTTAAAGTATGACTCGACTTTTGCCGGTATGCCGCACGAGGCGTTAATCAAAGAACGGATGGGGCACTGTGCCATCTTTGTCAACGATCAGCTGCGGGGACCCAACTACCTCAAGCGGGCTATCGAGTTGTATGGTAAATTGAACAATCAGGAACGTCTTCTGCTTAATCTCAAACGGCTCGCTTTGCTCTATGAGGTCGGGGAAAATCATAGCGAGGCCTTACGGTATTATTCAGCAGCCGCGGAGATGGAAGAACGGCTCGGGCGCTATGACGGTCTGTTGCGCAGCCGGCGCAGCGCCGCTTTGCATTACTATGCTTTGGGACGATATGAGGAAGCGGTTAGGTCTGCTGAGGAGGCTTTGAGCATGCTCGAAAGCGGCCAGGTCCCGCGAAAAAAGAGTAAACCCATTTATCTTCAAATCGGATTGCTCGATCTTTACGCCCCCATTCCTTTCGATCTCCGCAAGGTCGGTGCCAAATCGACCATCGATATTTCGACTGAAGAAGAGGAAGCTTTTCTCTATACGATTCTTGCTAAAGTTTTTATCGAAAATAAAGATTTCGATCGCGCCATCGAATTCTATCAGAAAAAGTTCGACCTTTATGAGCGGCGCCACGATTACGACGCCCAGGCTGTTTTTCAAAACAACATGGGCTATCTCTATTTTCTCAAGGGTGATTATGACAACGCCTGGCGCATGTTCACCAATTCTTATTGGTGGTGCGTGCGCACCAAATACGTTTATGGCCAGCTGCTGAATTTGGAAAATGCAGCGCAAGTGGTCCTTACGATCGCAAATGAAGAAGATCCGAAACGAAAAGTTAATTTTGCCAAATATCATCGCTGGATAATCGGCAAGCTGACCGATCTTTTACGAGTCACCCGAGGCGATGAGGCCTTTTATTCGGCGATTCATGCCCGTTATCGTCTCCTTCTAGCGGATTTACTGATTGTTCCCTATGCCGAATTGCCGAAGAATCTGGAGGCGCGATGGTCGTTTCTTGAAGCGGTCGGCAATGCCGAAAAGCATCTGATGGAAGCGGAGCGGCTCAGCCGACAGTATCGTCTGCCGCGTGAAGAGTGCGCGGCGCTTTATCGACGGGCAGAGTTGCGGCTCCAAACCGGCGACTCGACGGCGGTTTCTTTGTATCTTAGAGCCAAAGAGACGGCGGAGCAGCATCAACTGCGCGATCTTTTGCGACAAATCTATACGGCGCTCGGCAGTGAAAGCATGAGATTATCTGAAAGAACAGATAACTCTTTGGCGGATGCATCCTTTTATTTGCAGGAGGCCGTGCGATTGACCGAACGGGAGGCTCCTTCGAACCTGCTTTTATCGGCTGTGCAGGTGCGGCGTCTCATCGAAGCGCCTTATCGCCGTCTCATTCAGCTGCAGGCGGAACGCGGCGATGCGGAGAATGCGCTGCTGACGGCGGAAAGGATGCGCAGCCAAGTTTTTCGGCAATTGATGCGACGAGACCGTCCGAGTCTCGGGGGAGAAACGGAGCAACGACTTTTTCATAGAGCGGACTCTTTGGCCGAGGAGCTGCGCCGTCAAACTGAGCAGGCGAATCGAACTCGTACGAACGACGCAGTCTTGGCTGAAGAGATCGAAAGGTTGCAGCGTGAATACGAGGCGGCCTTGACTGTCGTTAGGCGCAAAGCGCCGCAGCTTGAGCCGTTTTTACGGCCGGTCAACATTTCGTTGGCTGAACTGCAAAGCAGACTTGAGCCCAAAGAAGGGCTGCTTACAATTCTTTATCTGCAGGATCAGCTGCTGTTTGGTTGGATAACACGCCGAAACATCGAATTGTACCGACCGAATTTAGCTGCTTCAAACTTTCGAAAACTTTTGGTTCGTTTACGGGATGGTTTCGAAGCCGATTCGTTGGACGCGGCCGCGGCGGACAGCATTAAAACGGCCTTTTCCATTTTACCCCTTCAAGGGATCAAACGTTTATACATTCTTCCTGAGCACAAGGATCTGCCTTTTCCTTGGAGTGCATTGTTTCATCTTGTCGATTTTCCAACTGTTGCAGGGGTTATTTCTGATTTATCGGCCTTTTTCCCGCCTGGAAAAACAGATCGCTTACCCTCGTTAACGATCTTGAGTTCCGATTCTCTGCTGCTGCAGGCTCTGCAGAAGCGGGACAGCCTCGTCGTCTCGCCGCTGCCGTCCAAGGCGTCTGACCGCATTGACGCAGCGGTGGTACATTTGCGCGGAAACAGCCTCGCTCAACCGGTCTTTCCGACCAACAGCACGTTTTCCGCAGCTTGGGCGGGGAAGTGGTCGCCGCTCGATTTACTGCGTGGAAAAGCTTCTTTAACCCTGCTCTGCTTGGATATTGATAAGGGAGAGTGGACGGCTGAAGCGCTGAGTGCTTGGGAGCGAGCGGCTTATTTCAATGGAACCCGCCGGCTTTTTGTCTCCTTATGGCCGACAGCCGACAGCAGTCGAACCTTTCTGCAAAGCTGTTTTCGTTATTTGCAAAACAACTTGCCCTCAGCGGCTTTGGACACAACCCAGGAGCAAATGGTCGAAAAAGGTGTTCCGTTGCGTTTTTGGGCGGGATTTCAAATCTACGGCGTCGAATCAGGTTCGACTGCAGAAGCGCCGATGAGCAGCGATGCAGATGAGTGGGTTGCGCGGGGTGATGAGGCGCGGCGGGCACGAAACTGGCGGCATGCTGTGGAATGCTACCTCGAAGCTTTAGAGAGAACGCAAGCAGAGCGGGAAAAGAATGAGTCGATAGCCGAAAGACTCTTGGCAAGCGCCTTGAGCGGCGGTCTGTGGACCGAGGCGGTTGATGTTGTGCGCCGTCGAGCATCTTATTACTCCCAAAAGAACTTGCGCCGTGAACAGGCGGCAATGCAGAGGCTTATGGCGGTCGTTTATCATCAGCAGGGGGCGACGGCCGGCGAGGCGCAGGCGTTAGCCGAATATAGACGGCTTTGCCGCACTTTTTCCATTCCTTACGACGATGCGACGGCTTTTTTCGAAACGGCTCAGCTTTACGCAGACAACGGCGACTATGAGCAGGCCGCGCTTCTTTCCATTAAAGCGGCCGAACGGTACGGCAAACTAAACCGCACGCGAAATCAGATTGAAAGCTTACTGAGGGCCGCAGAATATTTATTCGAAGAGACAGGTTATGTCGATTTGGCGATCGATTTGGCGGAATCGGCTGAACAGCTGAGTAAAAATAACCAGCAAATGGATTTGCAGGCAAGGGCTTTGACTTTTTTAGGGCGCTGCCGCTTTGGAGTTGACGCAAATAAAGCACGACAATCCTTGCAATCGGCTTTAAAGCTTGCTGAGAAAGGGGGATTCAAGCGCCTTGCGGCGGAAATTCGCTTGTCGATGGCGGAGCTGCATCTCAGGACCTTCGAACCCATGGCTGCCGAGCGATTTCTTGTCCAAATCGAGGTCGCCGAGCTGGATCCGGCTCTCAAAATAGCGCACCATCTGCTTATTGCACGACAAGCGAGAGCGGTAGGCGATACTGCGAAAGCTGCAGCTCTTTTGCGCAAAGCTTTTCTCGAGGCGGAATGGTCGGATGATGCGGATTTGGAACAACGGGTAGGCGAAGCTGTTGCCGTTCATGCCGCGTTATCCGGCAAAGCGGCTAAGGCGGCAGAAGAGATGAAACGATCCGTTCGCCTTGAAAGCCGCCCCTTCAACCGTTCGGCAATACGCCGACGTACAGCCTTGGCTTTATTCTTATATCTGGCAGGAAAAACCGAAGAGGCGAAGAGCGAGGCTAAAGAAAATATCGGTGCTTGCGATCGTCCCTATTTATATGATTTTCGCTCTGCCAATAACTGGCTGCTGAGCTGTCTCGAAGAGGATGCGGCGCTTTCCAGGCAATTTGCAGAAGCAGCGGCATCTGCAGCGCAACGCATCGGTCGCTCGGATCTCCTCTTTCGCGCCTATTATCGCTTGGCACAACTAGCGGAAGAAGATGATAGGGCTCATTTCTATTTAGTCGCAGCCGACTCGGCGCTCAGCCTTGCCCCGCCGCAAAGCGAGTACGACGATTATTTCCTAGGGCTGCTGCCGCTGGAGCGACGGTTTTATCAAACCGCGGTCAAACTATGTGTGCGCAGCAATCGGTTGCACGATGCGCTTGTTTTCGCTGATCAGCACCGAAATATCGATTTTATTCACGCCGCAAGGCTGCGGCTTTTTTCCTTCAAGGCTGACGACCGGCAGCAGGCCGAGCACTATTTCCGGATCAAAGAGCGATTATCAAGACTCTACTCAAGCGCAATGTTTCAATGCGACCCGCGTTCCATCTTTGCCGCAAAAGATTCCCTAATCGTGAAACGGCAAATCTCTGCCCTGCAGGACTCTCTGAGGTCGCTTAAAGAAACCTGCCGTTTTCAAGATCCTCAATTGGGTCCGCTGCTTTTCGGGTTGAGCGGCTGCCGTGAGGCAAGCCCGCTCGCCGATGGTCGGCTGCTGATCTCGCTTTACCATGATGATGAAACCCTCTACATTTGGCGGCGCCGCGAGGATCGCCTCGACGTAGACCTGCAGCCCTATGACGCGGTGCAGACAAAGAATGTCCTAAAAACGCTGCAGCAACTAGACCTCAACGCCGATGCCGGAGATTTTACCCGTCTTCTTTATGCAACGGTGTTCGAACCTTGGCAGCAGGACGTCGAACAAGCGCGCAGAATCGTTATCGTTCCCTATTCCCAATGGCACTATGTGCCGTGGGCTATGTTGAATGACAAGAGCGGTACCTTCCTCGGCCTCGAGAAACCAATTTCACTCGCGGCATGGTCGTTCGAAGCGGAAAAAAAGGAATCCTTAACAGCTGCCTGGAATTCAAAACGGCTTATTCTGGTTGGAAAACCACCCTCGTCGCAACAAGATCCCTTTTATAAGCCCCTTGCCCGAGCCTTGGAACGGTATGCTGAAGAGTCAATTGTGCTTTTGCCGGATCGACTCCAGACCGCTTCACTTGGCGGATCGGTACTTGTTGCTGAGAGTTTGGATGAGAATTCACAGGAAGCCTGGCTTTATCAGCCGGAAAGCGAGTCAGGTTATCGCAATATGGCCTGGCCGGATTGGATGCAGCAGAGCGAACCGCCCTATGCCGTCGTTTTTTTGCGGACCCGTAATTCGGAGCCGCAAGAAGGCACCGAAACGGCCGTTGCAGGCGCTGTCGCTTCATATCTCGGCTCCGCGCTGCTTCTGCCCTTGCCGTTAAACGCCGATGCGTTTGCTGCCGCCATTTTGGTCAAGCGTTACGTAAAGATGCTCAGCGAAGGACTTTCCCCTTCGGAAGCCCTCAATTCGGCACAACGAGCCGTTTACGACCGGCTTGATCGTCGTCCGAAAGCTTGGGGCTGTTTTGTTCTCTATGATGTTGGTCGATAA